The Sphingomonas sanxanigenens DSM 19645 = NX02 genome includes a region encoding these proteins:
- a CDS encoding superinfection immunity protein translates to MGGLSIIHWLIVLVVMLPLYAVPAIIAFARGHRQRVAILLVNILTGWTMIGWLGALVWSLLPSRSTEENHG, encoded by the coding sequence GTGGGCGGACTCTCCATCATCCACTGGCTGATCGTGCTGGTCGTGATGCTGCCGCTTTATGCGGTGCCCGCGATCATCGCCTTCGCCCGCGGCCATCGCCAGCGGGTTGCGATCCTGCTCGTCAACATCCTGACGGGCTGGACAATGATCGGATGGCTCGGCGCGCTCGTCTGGAGCCTGCTGCCGAGCCGGTCGACCGAGGAAAATCATGGCTGA
- a CDS encoding NADH-quinone oxidoreductase subunit D → MASHLEELEAHVTAADPTPGDVEIQNYTINFGPQHPAAHGVLRLVMELDGEIVERCDPHVGLLHRGTEKLIEYKTYLQALPYFDRLDYCSPLGMEHSYVLAVEKLLDLEVPLRAQYLRVFFAELTRISNHMLNLGSHVMDVGAMTPNLWLFEIREDCLNFFERVSGARMHSAWFRPGGVHQDAPLKLLADIGDWLDTRLPRLFEDAISLVADNRIFKQRNVDIAVVSKEDALRWGFSGPMIRGSGIPWDIRKSQPYDVYAKMDFDVPVGTSGDCYDRFMVRVEEVRQSARIMKQCLAEMPDGPIASFDRKVVPPKRGEMKRSMEALIHHFKLYTEGFHVPAGEVYVATESPKGEFGVYLVSDGSNKPYRCKIRPTAFSHLQAMDFLMKGHMLADTTAVLGAMDIVFGECDR, encoded by the coding sequence ATGGCGAGCCATCTCGAAGAGCTGGAAGCGCATGTCACGGCGGCGGATCCGACGCCGGGCGATGTCGAGATCCAGAACTACACGATCAATTTCGGCCCGCAGCACCCCGCCGCGCACGGCGTGCTGCGCCTGGTGATGGAGCTTGACGGCGAGATCGTCGAGCGCTGCGACCCGCATGTCGGGCTGCTCCATCGCGGCACCGAGAAGCTGATCGAGTACAAGACCTATCTGCAGGCTCTGCCCTATTTCGACCGGCTGGACTATTGTTCGCCGCTCGGCATGGAGCACAGCTATGTCCTCGCGGTCGAGAAGCTGCTCGATCTCGAAGTGCCGCTGCGCGCGCAGTATCTGCGTGTGTTCTTCGCGGAATTGACCCGCATCTCCAATCACATGCTCAACCTGGGCAGCCATGTGATGGACGTGGGCGCGATGACGCCGAACCTGTGGCTGTTCGAGATCCGCGAGGACTGCCTCAACTTCTTCGAGCGCGTTTCCGGCGCGCGCATGCACTCGGCGTGGTTCCGTCCCGGCGGCGTCCACCAGGATGCGCCGCTCAAGCTGCTCGCCGACATCGGCGACTGGCTCGACACGCGCCTGCCGCGCCTGTTCGAGGATGCGATCAGCCTGGTGGCCGACAACCGCATCTTCAAGCAGCGCAACGTCGATATCGCCGTCGTCAGCAAGGAAGACGCGCTGCGCTGGGGCTTCTCCGGCCCGATGATCCGCGGCTCGGGCATTCCCTGGGATATCCGCAAGTCGCAGCCCTACGACGTCTATGCGAAGATGGACTTCGACGTGCCGGTCGGCACCAGCGGCGATTGCTACGATCGCTTCATGGTGCGCGTGGAGGAGGTCCGCCAATCCGCGCGGATCATGAAGCAGTGCCTGGCCGAAATGCCGGACGGGCCGATCGCCAGCTTCGATCGCAAGGTCGTGCCGCCGAAGCGCGGTGAGATGAAGCGCTCGATGGAGGCGCTGATCCACCACTTCAAGCTCTACACCGAGGGCTTCCACGTGCCGGCGGGCGAGGTCTATGTCGCGACCGAGAGCCCCAAGGGTGAATTCGGCGTGTATCTGGTGTCGGACGGCAGCAACAAGCCGTATCGCTGCAAGATCCGCCCGACCGCGTTCAGCCACCTGCAGGCGATGGACTTCCTGATGAAGGGCCACATGCTTGCCGACACCACCGCGGTGCTGGGTGCGATGGATATCGTGTTCGGGGAGTGCGACCGCTAG
- a CDS encoding NADH-quinone oxidoreductase subunit C has translation MSSSPAPVYAPNDGVIDAARAAIGAALVDAYDLVGEVSLVVARTALYDAMIALRDDPALQYQQLMEIAGVDYPDRAERFEVCYHLLSVTKNHRVRVKVMTDEEKPVPSVTAIWPVAGWLEREVYDMYGVLFEGNSDLRRILTDYGFRGHPQRKDFPLTGYVELRYSEEEKRVVYEPVKLAQDFRTFDFTSPWEGAEYVLPGDEKAKLPEAKGAPTPLKADDIVKADAAQSPKATPAETPKTTEKKSDTGAGEPASTLAARESGEGKPGDDGDEPKTVIKPKGDQ, from the coding sequence GTGAGCAGCAGTCCGGCCCCTGTCTATGCGCCCAATGACGGCGTGATCGATGCCGCGCGTGCCGCGATCGGCGCGGCGCTCGTCGATGCCTATGATCTGGTGGGTGAGGTCTCGCTCGTCGTCGCGCGCACCGCGCTCTACGACGCGATGATCGCGCTGCGCGACGATCCGGCGCTGCAGTACCAGCAGCTCATGGAGATCGCCGGCGTCGACTATCCGGATCGCGCGGAGCGGTTCGAGGTCTGCTACCACTTGCTGTCGGTCACGAAAAACCATCGCGTTCGCGTGAAGGTGATGACCGACGAGGAGAAGCCGGTGCCGTCCGTCACCGCGATCTGGCCTGTCGCCGGCTGGCTCGAGCGTGAGGTGTACGACATGTACGGCGTGCTGTTCGAAGGCAATTCGGACCTGCGCCGCATCCTCACCGACTATGGCTTCCGCGGCCATCCGCAGCGCAAGGATTTCCCGCTGACCGGCTATGTCGAGCTGCGTTATTCCGAGGAAGAGAAGCGCGTCGTCTATGAGCCGGTGAAGCTGGCGCAGGACTTCCGCACCTTCGACTTCACCTCGCCATGGGAAGGCGCCGAATATGTGCTGCCCGGCGACGAGAAGGCGAAGCTGCCCGAAGCCAAGGGCGCGCCGACGCCGCTGAAGGCCGACGACATCGTGAAGGCCGACGCCGCGCAGTCGCCGAAGGCGACGCCGGCAGAGACGCCGAAGACGACCGAGAAGAAGAGCGACACCGGGGCGGGCGAGCCCGCCAGCACGCTCGCCGCCAGGGAATCGGGCGAAGGCAAGCCCGGCGACGATGGCGACGAGCCGAAGACGGTGATCAAGCCCAAGGGTGACCAGTGA